GCCAATAATGATGATGGCATTCATTTTATGGTCGGTGCGGGCGTATTATCTGAAAATTCGCCTTATAAGAAAAAAGCAAAGTTCAAACCACAATTTACTGGAACGATGAGTTGGAATAATTTTTTTATAGATACGAGTAGCGTTGGTTATGATTTTAGCGATATGATTGGAAATGATGATTTTGAATTATCTACCCATATTTCTTACCAAGCGGGTATGGAGTTTCCTAAGAATGATAAATTTGAGGGTTTAAAACGTAAAAGCTATGTGGATTTTGGTCTTGAGGCAGGTTATCAAATCGGTGATATATTGACTTTAGGAATGCGAGTTTCTAAAGATATTTCTCATCGCCATAAAGGCTGGGGAACAACTCTGGGGGTAAGCCAGTTTGTTACCATCGGTTCAATGATACTTCAAGGGCAGGTTGGTGCTGAATATGAAAATGATAAATTGAGTCAGTATCGTTATGGTGTGGCAGACAGTGAAGCGACAGTGCATAGAAAAGCGTACAATGCAAAAGGAAGTTGGAGCAGTGTGGCTCAAGTCTCAGCTATTTATCCTATCAATGATCATTCAATGATTGTTAGCTCGTTAGACTACAAAAAACTTTCTGATAAGATCAAGAAGAGTCCTTTGGTTGAAGCTGATCATATTTATCAAGTAGGTGTGAGCTATTTGTATAGTTTTTAGTAATAGGTATAAAAAATAAGGCATCATTAAGATGCCTTATTATTATCAATTTGAGATAAATTTAGTTTTATTTTTCACGACTTAAATCAATATAGTAGCGAGCAAAACCATTTTCATCTGTTCCCATTTGTTTCATTGGGTAACGACTGTTAGTTTCAATGAATTTCGCTGCTTTTTCACTTGGTGAGCTTTCTACCATAATTTTTAAATCAGGTGTGTTGATAAGTTTAAAGCTCCAGTTTTTATCTGCTGATGGCGAAATTTGACCTTTCTCTTTTGATACGCGACGAATGTAGTCAGCAACCACTGTGCGGTTTTCATCAGGTGATGAGAATGCAAGGTGTGCTTTATCCGTTCCAGCAAATTTTCCACCAAAGGCACGATAGTTATTGGTTGCCATTAAGAATTCTTGTTTTGGATCGATCGCTTTACCTTTATAAGTCAGGTTTACAATACGTTGTGCATTTTCATTTTGAAGTTTGCAATTTCCGTCATAACGTTTTGGTTGCGTTACATCAATTTGATAATTCACGCCGTCAATCACGTCAAAGTTATAACTTCTGAAACCGTCATAATCTAACAGTGCTTGCTCATTTTTATTGGTTGGATCGATTTGGTGGAACATACCCGCAGAGCATTCTAACCACTCTTTTAATTCTTGACCGTTAATTTTTAATACGGTCAAGGTGTTTGGATACAAGTATAAATCCGCTGCATTTCTGAATGTTAATTTACCTTTTTCTACTTCGGTATAGTTGGTTGGATCGTTTTTACGTCCACCAGTTTTAAACGGTGCTGCCGCTGATAATACAGGGATATTTGCTAAGTTTGCATCGCCTTGAACAAAGCGTTCAACGTAATCTTTTTGTGCTAAGTTGACAATTTGAACTGTTGGATCATCTTGTACAAGGGCTAAGAAAGAGTACATTGGTGCGTCAGATTCGCCCACTGGTTGGTTTACGAAATCACGCGTGCCTTTGTGATCTTCTGCAATCACGTCACGTAAATGCTGTTCGCCTTCTACTAATGCTTTACGCTCTTTTTTATTGTAAATCGCACGTGTTGTTGCTTTTCCGTCTTTCACTTCCCATTTGCCTGAATCGTTAGAAAGAGTTAAATCAACCACACCAATATGGCTTCCCCAACGTCCTGGCATTACAGCAGGTACGCCGTTGATTGTGCCTTTTTCAATGTCTGCATTTGGGATGTTAGCAAAATCAGCACTTGGGAATACCGCGTGAGAGTGTCCGAATGTGATCGCGTCAATGCCTTTTACGTCAGCAAGGTATGCCGCTGAGTTTTCTGCTTTTTGAGAATGTTTTTGTGATGAAACACCAGAGTGTGGGATAGCGATAATGACATCTGCACCTTCGGCTTTCATTTTTGGTACTAATTCTTCGGCGGTTTCTTTGATATCTTTAACGGTCACTTTGCCGTCTAGATTTTTCTTATCCCACACTAAAATTTGTGGTGGTACAAAACCGATATAACCGATTTTAACGGTTTGTTCATTGCCTTTTTGATCTTTAAATTTATGTTCTTTGATAACATAAGGGGTGAATAAGTGCTTACCTGTTTTTGCGTCAAATACATTTGAGTTCACATAAGGGAAGTTTGCCCCTTTTAGAGAGTTCATTAAATAATCTAAACCATAGTTAAACTCGTGGTTACCGATATTTGCTGCGTCATAATTAAGTTCGTTCATCACTTTATAAACTGG
This DNA window, taken from Phocoenobacter uteri, encodes the following:
- a CDS encoding bifunctional 2',3'-cyclic-nucleotide 2'-phosphodiesterase/3'-nucleotidase, with translation MKTTLKPLALITLAMFGTAYAETLDLRIIETTDLHTNIMDYNYYRDQPASDLGLVRAASLIKQARSEVANSVLVDNGDLLQGSPMGDYVAATGVKEGSIHPVYKVMNELNYDAANIGNHEFNYGLDYLMNSLKGANFPYVNSNVFDAKTGKHLFTPYVIKEHKFKDQKGNEQTVKIGYIGFVPPQILVWDKKNLDGKVTVKDIKETAEELVPKMKAEGADVIIAIPHSGVSSQKHSQKAENSAAYLADVKGIDAITFGHSHAVFPSADFANIPNADIEKGTINGVPAVMPGRWGSHIGVVDLTLSNDSGKWEVKDGKATTRAIYNKKERKALVEGEQHLRDVIAEDHKGTRDFVNQPVGESDAPMYSFLALVQDDPTVQIVNLAQKDYVERFVQGDANLANIPVLSAAAPFKTGGRKNDPTNYTEVEKGKLTFRNAADLYLYPNTLTVLKINGQELKEWLECSAGMFHQIDPTNKNEQALLDYDGFRSYNFDVIDGVNYQIDVTQPKRYDGNCKLQNENAQRIVNLTYKGKAIDPKQEFLMATNNYRAFGGKFAGTDKAHLAFSSPDENRTVVADYIRRVSKEKGQISPSADKNWSFKLINTPDLKIMVESSPSEKAAKFIETNSRYPMKQMGTDENGFARYYIDLSREK
- a CDS encoding MipA/OmpV family protein is translated as MKRKHSALLKATFVTTLFASLSTSVIAKNPLLNANNDDGIHFMVGAGVLSENSPYKKKAKFKPQFTGTMSWNNFFIDTSSVGYDFSDMIGNDDFELSTHISYQAGMEFPKNDKFEGLKRKSYVDFGLEAGYQIGDILTLGMRVSKDISHRHKGWGTTLGVSQFVTIGSMILQGQVGAEYENDKLSQYRYGVADSEATVHRKAYNAKGSWSSVAQVSAIYPINDHSMIVSSLDYKKLSDKIKKSPLVEADHIYQVGVSYLYSF